The following proteins are co-located in the Mycolicibacterium goodii genome:
- a CDS encoding polysaccharide deacetylase family protein: protein MVSESRSELAWPEGKVAAAAFTFDVDAESAILWGNEAVGARMSVMSHQAYGPLVGVPRILDLLERHQISSTFFVPGHTAHRYPEAVRAIVAAGHEVAHHGYLHEQPTALTLNEEIEALDRGLQALAEVAGVTPVGYRAPMWDLSWRTPGLLAERNFLYDSSLMDADVPYELAVEDTSLVEIPIQWALDDWEQYCFLPDISGSGLIESPRKARELWQLEFDALRRAGGCWVLTNHPFLSGRASRAAELDDLMRYVTEHDDVWTTDLASIAEHVRAQGLAPRSITQPGR, encoded by the coding sequence ATGGTTTCTGAATCGCGTTCTGAATTGGCTTGGCCCGAGGGCAAGGTCGCGGCCGCGGCGTTCACCTTCGACGTGGACGCCGAGTCGGCGATCCTGTGGGGCAACGAGGCCGTCGGCGCGCGCATGAGCGTCATGAGCCATCAGGCCTATGGGCCGCTGGTGGGGGTGCCGCGCATCCTCGACCTGTTGGAGCGTCATCAGATCTCCTCGACGTTCTTCGTGCCGGGCCACACCGCGCACCGCTATCCCGAGGCGGTGCGCGCCATCGTCGCGGCCGGCCACGAGGTCGCCCACCACGGGTATCTGCACGAGCAGCCGACGGCGCTCACCCTCAACGAGGAGATCGAGGCGCTCGACCGCGGCCTGCAGGCCCTCGCCGAGGTCGCCGGTGTCACGCCGGTCGGCTATCGCGCCCCGATGTGGGACTTGTCCTGGCGCACACCGGGTCTGCTCGCCGAGCGCAACTTCCTCTACGACTCCAGCCTGATGGACGCCGACGTCCCCTACGAGCTCGCGGTGGAGGACACCTCGCTCGTCGAGATCCCCATCCAGTGGGCGCTCGACGACTGGGAGCAGTACTGCTTCCTGCCCGACATCTCGGGCAGCGGGCTCATCGAGAGTCCCCGCAAAGCGCGGGAGTTGTGGCAGTTGGAGTTCGACGCGCTGCGGCGCGCAGGTGGCTGCTGGGTGCTGACCAATCACCCGTTCCTGTCCGGAAGGGCTTCGCGGGCAGCCGAACTCGATGATCTGATGCGCTACGTCACCGAGCACGACGACGTGTGGACCACCGATCTGGCAAGCATCGCCGAGCATGTGCGCGCCCAGGGCCTCGCCCCGCGCAGCATCACCCAGCCGGGAAGATAG
- a CDS encoding 1,4-dihydroxy-2-naphthoyl-CoA synthase, with translation MSSQAASDNPFDPAMWEPVPGFDDLTDITYHRHIFDGARQPTVRVAFDRPEVRNAFRPHTVDELYRVLDHARMSSDVGVILLTGNGPSPKDGGWAFCSGGDQRIRGRTGYQYASGETAETVDPARAGRLHILEVQRLIRFMPKVVICLVNGWAAGGGHSLHVTCDLTLASRQHARFKQTDADVGSFDAGFGSAYLARQTGQKFAREIFFLGRAYDAETMHHMGAVNEVVDHADLEKAGLQYAAEINGKSPQAIRMLKFAFNLIDDGLVGQQVFAGEATRLAYMTDEAVEGRDAFLEKRDPDWSRFPRYF, from the coding sequence ATGAGCAGCCAAGCAGCTTCGGACAACCCGTTCGACCCCGCGATGTGGGAACCGGTGCCCGGTTTCGACGATCTGACCGACATCACCTACCACCGCCACATCTTCGACGGTGCACGTCAGCCCACCGTGCGGGTGGCGTTCGACCGTCCCGAGGTGCGCAACGCGTTCCGGCCGCACACCGTCGACGAGTTGTACCGGGTGCTCGACCACGCGCGGATGTCCTCCGACGTCGGCGTCATCCTGCTCACCGGCAACGGCCCGTCCCCCAAGGACGGCGGCTGGGCGTTCTGCTCCGGCGGCGATCAGCGCATCCGGGGACGCACCGGCTACCAGTACGCCTCGGGGGAGACCGCCGAGACCGTCGACCCGGCCCGCGCGGGCCGACTGCACATCCTGGAGGTGCAGCGGCTCATCCGGTTCATGCCCAAGGTGGTGATCTGTCTGGTCAACGGGTGGGCCGCGGGCGGCGGGCACAGCCTGCACGTCACCTGCGACCTGACCCTGGCGAGCCGTCAGCACGCGCGGTTCAAGCAGACCGACGCCGACGTGGGCAGCTTCGACGCCGGATTCGGCAGCGCCTACCTGGCCCGCCAGACCGGGCAGAAGTTCGCCCGCGAGATCTTCTTCCTTGGCCGCGCCTACGACGCCGAGACCATGCACCACATGGGAGCGGTGAACGAGGTCGTCGACCACGCCGATCTGGAGAAGGCCGGGCTGCAGTACGCCGCGGAGATCAACGGCAAGTCGCCGCAGGCGATCCGGATGCTCAAGTTCGCGTTCAACCTGATCGATGACGGCCTGGTGGGACAGCAGGTGTTCGCCGGTGAGGCAACACGTCTGGCGTACATGACCGACGAGGCCGTCGAGGGCCGCGACGCGTTCCTGGAGAAGCGCGACCCGGACTGGAGCCGGTTCCCGCGCTACTTCTGA
- a CDS encoding SDR family oxidoreductase, with protein MSKHPLRRLTDNLFLASMRPPVADQLIQLRAARDAVDLRGKRVLITGASSGIGAAAAAKFAERGARLIVVARRAELLDEVAGGITASGGDATARPCDLTDLDAIDALVAEIDSQYGGIDILVNNAGHSIRRPLAESLERWHDIERTMTLNYYSPLRLIRGFAPGMRERGAGHIINVSTWGVLSEASPLFSVYQASKAALSAVSRVIETEWGDGGVHSTTLYYPLVDTPMIKPTRAFDGLPALSADEAADWMITAARYRPVQIAPRVAVGARALNAVAPGVVNAVMKRQSAQPDGVGRRPIFPAG; from the coding sequence ATGAGCAAACACCCGCTGCGTCGGCTCACCGACAACTTGTTCCTGGCAAGCATGCGGCCGCCGGTGGCCGACCAGCTGATCCAGTTGCGGGCGGCCCGCGACGCGGTGGACCTGCGCGGCAAGCGTGTGCTGATCACCGGTGCGTCCTCGGGGATCGGCGCGGCCGCCGCGGCGAAGTTCGCCGAGCGTGGGGCGCGGCTGATCGTGGTGGCGCGACGGGCCGAGTTGCTCGACGAGGTGGCCGGTGGCATCACCGCCTCGGGTGGTGACGCGACGGCACGGCCGTGCGATCTGACCGACCTGGACGCGATCGACGCGCTGGTGGCCGAGATCGACTCGCAGTACGGCGGCATCGACATCCTGGTCAACAATGCGGGCCACTCGATCCGCAGGCCGCTCGCCGAATCGCTGGAGCGCTGGCATGACATCGAGCGGACCATGACGCTCAACTACTACTCGCCGCTGCGGTTGATCCGCGGGTTCGCACCGGGCATGCGGGAACGCGGTGCGGGCCACATCATCAACGTCTCGACATGGGGCGTGCTGAGCGAGGCGTCGCCGCTGTTCTCGGTGTACCAGGCGTCAAAGGCCGCGCTGAGCGCCGTCAGCCGCGTCATCGAAACCGAATGGGGCGACGGGGGTGTGCATTCCACCACGCTGTACTACCCGCTGGTGGACACCCCGATGATCAAACCGACCCGCGCGTTCGACGGGCTGCCCGCGCTGTCGGCCGACGAGGCGGCCGACTGGATGATCACCGCGGCGCGGTACCGCCCGGTGCAGATCGCGCCGCGGGTGGCGGTGGGCGCCAGGGCGCTCAACGCCGTGGCCCCCGGCGTGGTGAACGCGGTGATGAAACGCCAGTCGGCGCAACCCGACGGCGTCGGGCGGCGGCCTATCTTCCCGGCTGGGTGA
- a CDS encoding nitroreductase family deazaflavin-dependent oxidoreductase, with protein sequence MVPERIRPPWWLKYVNKVMIGLQKVGIGGDKGPVVLTVPGRKSGKPRSTPVTPMTVDGRRYVVGGLPGADWTANLRAAEEATIHQGRRAQRVRAVEMTTEEARPLLREFPILVPTGVSFMKNAGLVTGPHPDEFEALAGRCPVFRLDPL encoded by the coding sequence ATGGTCCCCGAACGAATCCGGCCGCCGTGGTGGCTCAAATACGTCAACAAGGTGATGATCGGGCTGCAGAAGGTCGGCATCGGTGGCGACAAGGGCCCCGTGGTGCTGACGGTGCCGGGCCGCAAATCCGGCAAACCCCGCTCCACACCGGTCACCCCGATGACCGTGGACGGTCGGCGTTACGTCGTCGGCGGGCTACCCGGCGCGGACTGGACGGCGAACCTGCGCGCCGCCGAGGAGGCGACGATCCATCAGGGGCGGCGGGCCCAGCGCGTGCGCGCGGTCGAGATGACCACCGAGGAGGCTCGACCGCTGTTGCGGGAGTTCCCCATCCTGGTGCCCACCGGGGTGAGCTTCATGAAGAACGCGGGCCTGGTGACCGGGCCCCATCCGGACGAGTTCGAAGCACTCGCCGGACGGTGCCCGGTGTTCCGTCTCGACCCGCTCTGA
- a CDS encoding HAD family hydrolase gives MEVMVKAVLFDFSGTLFRLEEDESWFEGMTVDEREVDGHVQAELMRRLTAPTGRSVQMSEEQYHAWVNRDLAPHLHREAYLHVLRESGLADPHAESLYERVVDPDSWTAYPDTATVLKSLKRQGVRTAVVSNIAFDVRPAFTALGIDDDVDEFVLSYEVGAVKPDAAIFTTALQRLGVAPEDALMVGDSEEADGGASAVGCAFALVDPLPTAERPDGLITAVSSIGVEI, from the coding sequence ATGGAGGTCATGGTCAAGGCGGTGTTGTTCGACTTCTCGGGGACGTTGTTCCGCCTCGAGGAGGACGAAAGCTGGTTCGAAGGCATGACGGTCGACGAACGGGAGGTCGACGGTCATGTACAGGCCGAACTCATGCGCAGGCTCACCGCACCCACCGGGCGATCGGTGCAGATGAGCGAGGAGCAGTACCACGCGTGGGTGAACCGGGATCTGGCACCGCATCTGCACCGCGAGGCGTATCTGCACGTGCTCCGCGAGTCCGGGCTGGCCGATCCGCACGCCGAGAGCCTCTACGAGCGGGTGGTCGACCCGGACAGCTGGACGGCCTACCCCGACACCGCGACGGTGCTCAAAAGCCTTAAGCGGCAAGGCGTCAGGACCGCGGTGGTGTCGAACATCGCGTTCGACGTCCGCCCGGCGTTCACCGCGCTCGGCATCGACGACGACGTCGACGAGTTCGTGTTGTCCTACGAGGTGGGGGCCGTCAAGCCGGACGCCGCGATCTTCACCACGGCGCTGCAGCGGCTCGGGGTGGCCCCGGAAGACGCACTCATGGTCGGCGACAGCGAGGAGGCCGACGGCGGTGCGAGTGCGGTGGGATGTGCGTTCGCGCTGGTGGATCCGCTGCCGACGGCCGAGCGCCCGGACGGGCTGATCACGGCGGTGTCGTCCATCGGCGTCGAGATCTAG